The Leptospira andrefontaineae genomic sequence AAGGTAGACTAAGGATCGAAGGAAAAGAATATATCGTCCAAGACGGAGATGTTATTTTCTTTAGAGTAAACGCTTAAGCGCCTTTGCCGCTACTTTCTTTACGATAAGAGTTTGGGTTAGTTCCAGTCAACTTTTTGAATTCCAGATAGAATGCTGATCTGGAACTAAATCCCGCCTTTGCACCTATCTCCGTCGTATTCTCATCCGGGAACTCATTTAACAATACTTTAGCTTCTTCGACCCTGTATTGATTGATCAAAGAAGGGAAATTTGTCTTAAACTCAGTATTGATCAGCTCGGAAAGTTGATGGATCGTGATCCCAAGTTCTTTGGCCATATGCTCTTCTTTTAAAGACTTGGTTAGATAAATTTTTTCTTTTTCCAATAAGGATTCAATCTTTATTACAAAGTCTTTCACATCCAAGGAAGAAAGATGGGTTTTACGATTGGAACCTTCTTCCTCTTTCCTTCTCAATATCTCTCTGGATAATAATGAAACGAATACAGTCAAAGGAGGGAGGTAATACAATACACCAAACACTGCCATTCTATTATAAGGGTAGAAGTCGAAATGGAAAATTGTCTTATACAGATCCAGAAGTAGGAAAATCCCCCAAACCGAAATAAAGAACATTTCGTAGACAGTATTATTCCTTATGGAAGAAATATGGGTCTTCCCAAAATAGAATAACATACATCCGTAATTGAGTACTAAAACTAGGATCCTATGATCGTACCAGAATTGATAAAGTGGTATGAGAGGATATAAGATACCTGCAAAACATACTAGCCAGAAGAATGGAGATCTGTAGACTAAACCTGAATTTTCCTTATTCCATGCGGCCAAATAGAAGAAAAAGGCAATATGAGTGATCCCCAGAAATAAGAAGTAATTATGACGAAATAGGTTATTCTCATTTCCAACGATGGACGCAAATTCTTTCCCATGCAAAAAATATAATGTGGCTCCCACAGAAATTAAATGAATAGGTAAGGCCAAAAACAAAGCCTTTCTGGATTTATAGTATAAATATAGATTATATCCGAAAGCTAAGAACAGCACGAACCCTACGCTTAAAAATAGAACGGATCTCAATCTAACGATCACCATATAATCATCTTCAGATAATAATCGAACAGGGTAATTGATATCTTCGTTGGATAATACGTAGAGGTAGAAGGTCCTTTCTTCTTTAGGTTCCAAACGTATATTAAAATGGGGAAGTGGGGAAATAAAGTCATTCCAGATAGGATCAAGGTCGTATCCGGCAAATCCTGCCTCGAAATTTCCCTTGGAATCCACTGAACAAAGTTCTGCGTCCGGAACATTCAGCCAAAGCAAAACCAAAGTCCTATGAAGTTGTTCAGTTCCGTCATTTGCGAGCCTGAACCTAAGCCAATTTCCGGAGTGGCTTCTTTTTAGACGTAAAACGTTTCCAGCATTATGGTGCCATTCCAATTGATGGAGAGAAGAAATTGTTTCCGGTTTACAATGCCGGAATTGGTATCCTCTATACCTATATTCCATCTTAGAACTGATATTTTCCACAGGGGAAGAGGGATTTAATCGAATGATTTCCGCGTTAGGAAGAGTAGGAGCTGCGCTTAAAAAATTTACTCCAAGAATACCCAGGAAGAATAAGATCAAAAATCGAAAATAGATATTAGTTAAGAAAGTATTTCGGATTCTTAAGCTGGATTGTTTCATTTACGCCTAATACCAGTGAATCCTTTTCCAGGTAGGATACCAGGTATTTTTCCAACGTCATCCTATTTTTTGGCAAAATTAATACCCAGGTCGAATATCGTTCAAAATTATAAGAAATTCCAAAAACCTAAACTCATTAATCTAAATTTATAATCTTGGAATTCTAAATTCTAAAGGTCTAGGCAAATAAACGAGGGCAACTGTTGACCTGGAATGGGAGAGGATTTGCCTTCTTTTCTCGATGGTTCCTTAGAAAAAACTAATTCCATTTACATTTACTAATTAGCCTTAAAGTATGATGCCAGGCTGTCATTAACTCTACAAATTCCAATTGTTCTGCTTATTAATTCAGCAAGAAAAGTCCAAAGGTTTAAATCTTAGAAAATTTTTCCTAAATCAGAATTTTTTAGTGTCCAATTTTATAAGTTTGGAAGGTCTTGTATTATATAAGTTCGTCCCTTCTTATGAAGGGAACTAAAAAAGTCGGGAAACCTGGACAACAAAACCCGAGGAGAAAAAACCAAATGGCAGATTCGGCGATTATACAGAACATACTTAACCCACCGGTACTGTTCTTCTTTTTAGGAATGGGAGTCATCATCTTCAAATCAGATTTGGTGATCCCTGAGGCACTTTCGAAATTCTTTTCGATGTATCTACTTTTCGCTATCGGGTTCAAGGGAGGTCACGAGCTATTTAAGACTCCTTTTAGTTCCGAGCATGCGCTGACCCTATTAGCATGTAGTGTTATGGCTACTTTGGTGCCGATCTACGCGTATTATATTCTTAAGATCAAATTAGAAAAGCATAACGCTGCTGCTTTGGCCGGATCATTCGGGTCCATCAGTGCGGTGACCTTCGTAACTGCTGGTGCTTACCTTCATAATTTGAATATCGAATACGGTGGTTTCATCGTTGCAGGTATGGCTCTTATGGAATCTCCAGCAATCGTGATCGCGGTTATTTTGGATAGACTTTCCAAAAACAAAGCGAACGGCGGCGGATCCATTAACTGGAAAGCGCTTCTTCATGAAGCATTATTTGGATCTTCCATCTATCTTTTAGTAGGTGCATTGATCGTAGGTTATTTAACCGGAGACAGCGGCTGGAATGCTGAGAAACCGTTCACTGAGGACTTATTTAAAGGAATCCTAACATTCTTCCTTTTGGATATGGGGATCTCCGCAGCAAAAAGATTCAAAGAACTTACTCACGTAGGCTTCTTTTTGATCGCTGCAGCAATCATATTAATGGTGATCAACGCGAGCGTAGGCTTACTTCTCACTAAGGCGATTCATATGCCGGAAGGGGATGCATTAATGTTCGTAGTTCTTTGCGCTTCCGCTTCTTATATCGCGGTTCCTGCGGCAATGAAGGATATGATCCCGGAAGCGAATCCGAGTATTTATCTTACGGTGGCTCTCTCAATCGTATTCCCGATCAATATCATCCTTGGTATTCCATTGTATCACTACTTAGTAAAAGCTATCATGTAGGGTATTTTTCCCCTCCGGGAGTTTATCTCGGAGGGTTTATTTTTATTTAATATAAAAAAAACGTAAAATTCTTTGGACAATCCTCAAAACCTGGGGATTTTGTATCCGGTTTTAAATTTTAGAAGGAATTTCTAATATTTGGGACAAATAAAACACGGAGAACCATATGAAAATGTTTCAATTTCTTATAAAGAATCCGCAAGTTCAAAAATTTGCAGGAAGTTCAAGTTTAGTATTAATATTCCTTGTGTTCGGTTCTCAAGGTATTTTCGCTCAAACAGCGAACAAAGGTACCGTTACAGCCGAACCTAATCCTACTGCAACTCCAGCCGTTCCTCAGAAAACCGCTGCCGAAGAAGAGGATAGCTATGTATCTCCTATGAAATCAGGCGGTTTAACTCCTGACTACACAAGGAGTATGTTTTTCGAACCAGAACTCGGGAAAAAAGTCGCCAACCATAAAAAAGCATGGCTGAACGATTGGATCCGTATCGGAGCCTATGTTCGCCCTAGATACGAGGACAGATACAATCTAGCATTCGATAAGTCGAATAAAGGTTATACATCCAGGGCGATGCAAACCTCTCAGGTCTTCTTCATTATAGATCCGAGCCCTTATTTTTCCGCAAAAGTCACTCTTCAAGATGCAAGAGTTTGGGGAGGGGAAACTGCTGCTAGTGTAGGAGATGTTCGTGCAAACGTATTCGATGCAGCAGGTACAACTACCACTAGCAATCCGGCTGCTGCAGGCGGGACCACTATCCCAAGCCAAACCACGGTTCGAGAAGCCTTCGTAATGTTAAAAAAACTACCTTTGGACGCAAAAGTCCAGTTCGGTAGACAGATTTTAGCATACGGAGACCAGAGATTATTAGGTGGAGCAAACTGGACGATAAACGGTCTGTCGTATGACGGAGCTCGTATCATGTTTGATCAAGACAATTATAAGATCCATTTCTTTGGAACTAAAATTGCCGCCAATCAAAACGGTGTAAACGGAGTAGTTTCGGCTAACGCTCCGGTCACTATCACAGATCCTGTTACTAAAAAAGCAACAGTTGTGAATCCTGGACAACCGGACCAGTACATAGTAGGTACTTATAACTCTGTAACTGCGAAAGATTGGTTTACTCTGGATGTTTATTCCATCGGACTTTTGACCAAAAAAACCGCGATAGCTGGAGCTAAATCGGACTTAGATCTATATAATAACTCTTGGGCAAAACAGCAAAGCGACCTGATTACCACCGGTTTCAGGATCACTAATAGAACTGCAAATAACAATCTTCCTAAGGACGGATTCTGGGGAGCTTGGGATTGGGCAATCGAAAGCGCCTGGCAGAGTGGAGCTACAGGACAAAGAAACGTAAAAGATCCACTTTTAGATTCTTACGTTCAGCAAAATATCGCAGGAATGGCCGGACAAAGTTACGGCACTCAAGCTCAAAAATATTCCGGATCAATGCATGTTCTCCAAACAGGTTATACTTTCTTTGAAAAATTAAGAGCAGGTTTTCAATATACCTACGCATCCGGGGATAATAATCGCACTGATGGAAGTAACGGAACATTCCAAACTCTTACAAACCCACGATTCGGAGTATTTCCTTATTGGAATAACGTAGCAGGTCTTTCAGAGAATATCGATGTTAAAAACTTAAGTTCTTATAATATCAATTTTTCGTATAAGACCGACCATTACGGAACATTCTACGCTGCATATATCATCAATAATAAGGTGCAAACCCAGGATGCTTGGTATGCGATCAATGGTACTGCAAATACAGGAGCTTCTACGGAAAGTAATGGTGTAGGGCAGACTACGATCTCAGTTGGCGGAACTGGCAAAAATATTTATAACGAGTTCGACTTAACTTGGATGTACGTTGTAAATGATTATGTTTCGATCTGGATCGGTGGTGGTATCTTGACTGCAGGTAATGCTGTTAAGAATCAGAGAAACGCTCTCTATCATTACAATCTTCAACCTGTTGGAACTGAATCAGCAGGTCTTCATTTAAATACAGGAGTTGCGACAGGAGCGAACGGAACAGCCTCAATGGCTCATATGTTCTTCTTCCAAGTAAACGCAGGCTTCTAAAAAGGAACACGTATGACAGTATTGGCTTATCTATCCGTCATAACTTCTCTTCTCGCACCTTTTCTAATAGGGAATGTGCTTGGAGTGGATTTTTTCGGGAAAGATAGTTCGATCGGTCTTGGGTTATCTCTCCAAGCGATACTAGGTGGCTTTATAGCCGTATATGTTTACGGTTATGAAAAAGAAAGAAAGGCGTTGGTCATTTTTGGCTACGCCGTTTTTTTTCTAAGCACAGGGATTTGTTACCTGGTAGGAAAAAGTTTGTGGTTAGTCCTTTTCTGGGAATTATCCACGATAAGCGCCTTTCTTCTGTATATTGGAGGCAAATGGAATGACGCCTCCATCCGAAGTTTCGTAGCCTTAGTTGCTGCGGGAGGGATCGGGGCCTTCTTCTTTACATTCTGGATCTTTTCAAATGATCCAAGATCCGGTTTATTTTTCCTGATCTTGGGACTTTTGATCAAGTCCGCTTTTTTTGGAGTTCATTTCTGGTTGCCGGAAGCTCACGCAGGAGCACCTGCACATGCTTCCGCGGCTTATTCTGGCTTATTAGTAAATTTGCCTCTTGTATTATTTTCCAAATTTGCTCTTCCACTTTTGCCTGGAACCCATTATGCAACAATCCTAATACCGTTAGCCGGAATCGGAGTATTATGGGCCGGTATCACCGCATTATTTAGTAGAGAAGTCAAAAAATCCATCGCATATAGCACAGTGGAGAATATGAACTTCTTATGGTTGAGCCTACTTATTTCCGCTTATTGGCAATCCAGTGAGCAAGAAAGTTTAAGAATGCTAAGTAAGGCATTCGGAGTTCTCTTCCTGATCTCCCTGGTACATCATAGTATCAGTAAAACATTCCAGTTCTTATTCTTCGGATACCTTACTAAATTATCAGGGAAATCCGAATCGGATGAAAACACAGGTATTGGAAGGATCAGTGGAATTCCTACATTCTTAGCTGCAATCGGAACCATGAGTTTTCTCGCGATTCCCGGAACTACGGGCTTCTTATCCGAGTCCACATTTATCAAATTATTATCTGCAGTTTTAGAAGTTACCGATACAAGTGCAGCACTTGTTCTTCCACTTCTAATCTTAGTCTGCACCGGTTTAGCGGTGGGAGCAGCGGCTCACTTAAAACTTTTCCTTGGACTTGTTCTTTCCAGGCCTCGTACAAATTTCGAAGATCATGGGAAGAATACTACCATCAATGTTTCCTTATTTTTGACCGGTGCCTTGGTACTAGTCTCACCCTTGATCATCTTAAGTCTCACAAACTATTATGCAGTGAGAGTGGAATGGTTGGATTCCTCTTGGTTTAGAGGGATTGGGATCTTAAACGTAATCGGTTTAGTTATACTGTTAAGCGTAGGGTTGTTAGGACTCAGACATAAGATCAAAGAGAGAAAACTGTGGGATTGTGGCGGCTTATTCGGCGGATCGGAGGTAGCGATCACGAGTTCGGCTCTTTCCGATCCGCTAGCCGCTCCTTTAGGCAGATATTTTGCCGATGAGGCTGGAAATTCCAGATTAGACAAAGGATTCATTAAGATTTTATTAAGAATTCTTTCCTCTTTGAAAGCTAAGATCAGAGGAGCGGATGATGAATCCATTTCCGTAGACTTAACTTATTCTTCTTTCACTGTATTAACAATTTTGATCGTAATCATCATCGTTCGTCTTGCGGAGGGAGACATATGGTCACAGCTACTTTCTTATTGGGCATTCTGATCCAGATCTTAGCCTTTATATCCCTTCCTTTCTTATGCGGAGGAATTCTCCAAAAGATCAGAGCTTATGCTCAAGGTAGAAGAGGTGCACCTGTTCTGCAGATACTTTATGATACCGTTCGAATGATCAAAAAAAGTCCTATAGACGGTCCTTTCTCCGGATTTTTCTCTGAAAGTTCTGCAATATTCGCTTTTGCTTTCGGATTAGTTTTATGGTCTCTGGTTTCTTTCGAATGGGCTTCCTTATTACTGATCCCATTTTTAATAGGAATGATCCGATTTGCAACTGTGGCTTACGCAGTTGAGAACGGAACTTCTTTCGGTGGGATGGGAGCAGCAAGAGAAACTCTTCTTTTCATTTTCGGAGAACCAATTCTGATCTTAGTACTTGTAGTATTAGAATCTAACGTAGTATTTCACGAAAACTTCGCACATATTTCTTTTGCGATCTTGTTTTTCTTAGGAGCTACATTGATCGTTCTTTCCGAACTCGCCAAACCACCATTTGATGATCCAAGAACTCACTTAGAACTTACAATGGTTCACGAAGCGATGTTACTCGAAGCATCCGGAAGAACTAGAGCATTCTTTGAACTGGCTCACCAATTCAAAACAGCTTCTTTGTTCTTACTCCTCACCAAACTGGGACTGGAACATATGGAAGTATTCTTAGGAGTTTCTTCTGTTCCGATATGGAAAGAGTTAGCTTCCTTCGGAGGAGCAATTCTCCTTTCCGCGTTAATCGGTTATTGGGAAGCAAATAGCACAAGAAGAAAATGGATCTGGATCCCGGAATTACTCGGACTGAATTTTATCTTCATGCTAATCTTGGGAATTCTTCTAAAACTAGGTAAATAAATATGAGCGCAGACCTTAGTTATCTTATCATTCTACTGACCGGTGTGGTCATTCTTTTAGAGAACAGGCTCAAGAGGGTAGTTATCCTTTTGGGAATCCAAGGTTTTCTTTTACTCCTTCCTTTATACCAAGAAGAAAGTGGAGACGGTTTCCATTCTATCTTTTTAGCGGCAATGGTGATCGTATTCAAAGGGTTCCTAACTCCTATCATTCTTTTTTGGACAGCGAGAAGAATACATTCACCTGAATCAACTTTTCCTAAAGTAGGATATCTTCCTACACTCGCACTTTTATTCGCGGGTGCAGCGGCATGTTACTTCTTTATGGATATGGTTTCCGCATTTTTCGGAAAATCACATCAATACGGCTTATTGTATGTGCTTCTTCTAATATACATCGGTGTGATCGGTTTTATTGTAAGAAGGAACTGGATTGGTGTGATCGCATGTTTTAGTATCTTTGAGAACGGAACATTTTTACTCACTCTACTCCTAAAATCGGGAGTCCCCATAGGGAGTGAGTTTGGTTCCTTCTTAGACGCGGTCCTAATTATCGGTGCAGGCGCCGCACTCAGGATCAATAGCGAACAATATAAGGGAGAAGTGTCCAGATGAACTTCGATATTCTTTTAGGGATCGGAGCTGGAGTCTTCGTCCTAATTTTTCTAACTTATGTTTTAGCTCCTACAAAGAACCAGACCAATTTACTTTTTTGGTCGATCTTACTTATTATTTGCGCTGCAATCAATTTTGCAGTTTGGATCATAAGAGATTGGAATGAAGAAGGCACCACATTACAATGGGTCTTGATAGAAGCGACCACATTCGTGGGAGCATTGCTCATCTCTTCCAGTAGAACCGTAAAATCATTTCCGATCGCTTGGAAATTTTTGCTTATCAATTCTTTCGGATTAGGTATCGCATTCTTAGGAATTATATTGATCCGTTCTTCTTTGCATGTGATCAATCAACCGATCGAATTTTTGGCGGCCAACTCTTCTTCTCATCCTGAGATCATCTGGGTGGAAATTGGTCTCTGGCTAGCAATCTTTGGGTATACTGCAAAGCTTGGGCTTTTCCCTAACCATGTTTGGATTGAAGATACGTATGGAGAAAGCCCTACTCAAGTTTCTTCCTTACTTTCCTCCTTCATTCCCGTTTCGGTTTGTTTTGCGCTTAGACCTTTCGTTCATTTAGATCATCAACTTTTTCCTCATACATTCAGTGGAGCAGACGGTCTGCTAGTCTTAGGGATATTAACGATCCTATTAAGTATTTTTGCAGTCTATGATCGCGACGATATCAGAAGGATTTCGGCAAAAGTTGCTCTTTTCCATACCGGAGCCTTGGCTGTTTTTCTTTGGATGGACCTAAGCGATACTGCCTTCTTATTCATGATGGCGACTAACTTAGTGGTGAAATCCCTTTTATTCATCAGTATGGGAATTGTTAGAATGGATGCCGGAAAAAGAGAACTTCATAAGATCATACAAGCGGACTCCATCAACAAACCAGCTTTGTCTCTATTTATTTTAGCTCTCTTTTTAGCATTCGTGATGCCTGGATCACCTATATTTGTGACGGATATCATTCTGATCAAGGCCGGGCAGATTGGTGGAAAAGCATTCGTGATCTTGGTTCCGATCTTAGGAATCGTATTCTTCGGAGTGATGTTATATAAACTAGCGCCACTATTGAATATTAAA encodes the following:
- a CDS encoding NADH-quinone oxidoreductase subunit H; protein product: MVTATFLLGILIQILAFISLPFLCGGILQKIRAYAQGRRGAPVLQILYDTVRMIKKSPIDGPFSGFFSESSAIFAFAFGLVLWSLVSFEWASLLLIPFLIGMIRFATVAYAVENGTSFGGMGAARETLLFIFGEPILILVLVVLESNVVFHENFAHISFAILFFLGATLIVLSELAKPPFDDPRTHLELTMVHEAMLLEASGRTRAFFELAHQFKTASLFLLLTKLGLEHMEVFLGVSSVPIWKELASFGGAILLSALIGYWEANSTRRKWIWIPELLGLNFIFMLILGILLKLGK
- a CDS encoding helix-turn-helix domain-containing protein, whose translation is MKQSSLRIRNTFLTNIYFRFLILFFLGILGVNFLSAAPTLPNAEIIRLNPSSPVENISSKMEYRYRGYQFRHCKPETISSLHQLEWHHNAGNVLRLKRSHSGNWLRFRLANDGTEQLHRTLVLLWLNVPDAELCSVDSKGNFEAGFAGYDLDPIWNDFISPLPHFNIRLEPKEERTFYLYVLSNEDINYPVRLLSEDDYMVIVRLRSVLFLSVGFVLFLAFGYNLYLYYKSRKALFLALPIHLISVGATLYFLHGKEFASIVGNENNLFRHNYFLFLGITHIAFFFYLAAWNKENSGLVYRSPFFWLVCFAGILYPLIPLYQFWYDHRILVLVLNYGCMLFYFGKTHISSIRNNTVYEMFFISVWGIFLLLDLYKTIFHFDFYPYNRMAVFGVLYYLPPLTVFVSLLSREILRRKEEEGSNRKTHLSSLDVKDFVIKIESLLEKEKIYLTKSLKEEHMAKELGITIHQLSELINTEFKTNFPSLINQYRVEEAKVLLNEFPDENTTEIGAKAGFSSRSAFYLEFKKLTGTNPNSYRKESSGKGA
- a CDS encoding proton-conducting transporter membrane subunit, with amino-acid sequence MTVLAYLSVITSLLAPFLIGNVLGVDFFGKDSSIGLGLSLQAILGGFIAVYVYGYEKERKALVIFGYAVFFLSTGICYLVGKSLWLVLFWELSTISAFLLYIGGKWNDASIRSFVALVAAGGIGAFFFTFWIFSNDPRSGLFFLILGLLIKSAFFGVHFWLPEAHAGAPAHASAAYSGLLVNLPLVLFSKFALPLLPGTHYATILIPLAGIGVLWAGITALFSREVKKSIAYSTVENMNFLWLSLLISAYWQSSEQESLRMLSKAFGVLFLISLVHHSISKTFQFLFFGYLTKLSGKSESDENTGIGRISGIPTFLAAIGTMSFLAIPGTTGFLSESTFIKLLSAVLEVTDTSAALVLPLLILVCTGLAVGAAAHLKLFLGLVLSRPRTNFEDHGKNTTINVSLFLTGALVLVSPLIILSLTNYYAVRVEWLDSSWFRGIGILNVIGLVILLSVGLLGLRHKIKERKLWDCGGLFGGSEVAITSSALSDPLAAPLGRYFADEAGNSRLDKGFIKILLRILSSLKAKIRGADDESISVDLTYSSFTVLTILIVIIIVRLAEGDIWSQLLSYWAF
- a CDS encoding alginate export family protein, encoding MFQFLIKNPQVQKFAGSSSLVLIFLVFGSQGIFAQTANKGTVTAEPNPTATPAVPQKTAAEEEDSYVSPMKSGGLTPDYTRSMFFEPELGKKVANHKKAWLNDWIRIGAYVRPRYEDRYNLAFDKSNKGYTSRAMQTSQVFFIIDPSPYFSAKVTLQDARVWGGETAASVGDVRANVFDAAGTTTTSNPAAAGGTTIPSQTTVREAFVMLKKLPLDAKVQFGRQILAYGDQRLLGGANWTINGLSYDGARIMFDQDNYKIHFFGTKIAANQNGVNGVVSANAPVTITDPVTKKATVVNPGQPDQYIVGTYNSVTAKDWFTLDVYSIGLLTKKTAIAGAKSDLDLYNNSWAKQQSDLITTGFRITNRTANNNLPKDGFWGAWDWAIESAWQSGATGQRNVKDPLLDSYVQQNIAGMAGQSYGTQAQKYSGSMHVLQTGYTFFEKLRAGFQYTYASGDNNRTDGSNGTFQTLTNPRFGVFPYWNNVAGLSENIDVKNLSSYNINFSYKTDHYGTFYAAYIINNKVQTQDAWYAINGTANTGASTESNGVGQTTISVGGTGKNIYNEFDLTWMYVVNDYVSIWIGGGILTAGNAVKNQRNALYHYNLQPVGTESAGLHLNTGVATGANGTASMAHMFFFQVNAGF
- a CDS encoding formate hydrogenase, whose product is MSADLSYLIILLTGVVILLENRLKRVVILLGIQGFLLLLPLYQEESGDGFHSIFLAAMVIVFKGFLTPIILFWTARRIHSPESTFPKVGYLPTLALLFAGAAACYFFMDMVSAFFGKSHQYGLLYVLLLIYIGVIGFIVRRNWIGVIACFSIFENGTFLLTLLLKSGVPIGSEFGSFLDAVLIIGAGAALRINSEQYKGEVSR
- a CDS encoding proton-conducting transporter membrane subunit; the encoded protein is MNFDILLGIGAGVFVLIFLTYVLAPTKNQTNLLFWSILLIICAAINFAVWIIRDWNEEGTTLQWVLIEATTFVGALLISSSRTVKSFPIAWKFLLINSFGLGIAFLGIILIRSSLHVINQPIEFLAANSSSHPEIIWVEIGLWLAIFGYTAKLGLFPNHVWIEDTYGESPTQVSSLLSSFIPVSVCFALRPFVHLDHQLFPHTFSGADGLLVLGILTILLSIFAVYDRDDIRRISAKVALFHTGALAVFLWMDLSDTAFLFMMATNLVVKSLLFISMGIVRMDAGKRELHKIIQADSINKPALSLFILALFLAFVMPGSPIFVTDIILIKAGQIGGKAFVILVPILGIVFFGVMLYKLAPLLNIKGRPFSKDLSTILRIRMTNGFFLLLLLLSTGCWGFYLLLQGVL
- a CDS encoding sodium-dependent bicarbonate transport family permease, with the protein product MADSAIIQNILNPPVLFFFLGMGVIIFKSDLVIPEALSKFFSMYLLFAIGFKGGHELFKTPFSSEHALTLLACSVMATLVPIYAYYILKIKLEKHNAAALAGSFGSISAVTFVTAGAYLHNLNIEYGGFIVAGMALMESPAIVIAVILDRLSKNKANGGGSINWKALLHEALFGSSIYLLVGALIVGYLTGDSGWNAEKPFTEDLFKGILTFFLLDMGISAAKRFKELTHVGFFLIAAAIILMVINASVGLLLTKAIHMPEGDALMFVVLCASASYIAVPAAMKDMIPEANPSIYLTVALSIVFPINIILGIPLYHYLVKAIM